In Aegilops tauschii subsp. strangulata cultivar AL8/78 chromosome 3, Aet v6.0, whole genome shotgun sequence, one genomic interval encodes:
- the LOC109773430 gene encoding uncharacterized protein, translating into MAANGQPPVPVVVANVDHHPAPLLGLFFNSPIPLVPHNGFPCIPAFAPAHRNNPELVAAILSGDFFLTTLQARDHPEAFWFVLDARGGYLLLKGGGLLLALLNPLARRCERIFDLSHAHIFDDDDDDRQGDGKILHAGVICDDENPASFGIFCLAAHGEFRLRAAVFSSSFGMGDWFLSPWLDVPHPNPEDELLLESGMRVGNFIYWPHQDRAYVVVLDPDPNNPRLFVEMIPPLLNLEGFRSSILGQINGDNMCIAYSNGFNIGFMLRQEDGLDAGAWANIRVFNLADPVNAKIAQSPENTLKIAAMRGSILYLTTSEMFTGLAVSWFACLCLESGRLEWLFPRTYDGFFQPYHHS; encoded by the coding sequence ATGGCCGCCAACGGCCAGCCGCCGGTGCCGGTGGTGGTCGCCAACGTCGACCACCACCCGGCGCCCCTACTCGGCCTCTTCTTCAACTCACCGATTCCACTTGTCCCTCACAATGGCTTCCCCTGCATCCCCGCCTTCGCCCCCGCCCACCGAAACAATCCGGAGCTCGTGGCCGCCATCTTGAGCGGCGACTTCTTCCTCACCACCCTCCAGGCGCGCGACCACCCAGAAGCTTTCTGGTTCGTCTTAGACGCCCGTGGCGGCTACCTTCTCCTCAAAGGGGGCGGGCTATTGCTCGCGCTGCTAAACCCCTTGGCACGGCGGTGCGAGCGGATCTTTGATCTGAGTCACGCCCACATCttcgacgacgacgacgacgaccgcCAAGGAGATGGTAAAATCCTTCACGCCGGCGTGATCTGCGATGACGAAAACCCCGCGAGCTTTGGCATCTTCTGTCTTGCTGCCCATGGAGAGTTCAGGTTGCGGGCTGCGGTCTTCTCCTCATCCTTCGGAATGGGCGATTGGTTCCTCTCCCCATGGTTGGATGTCCCGCACCCCAACCCTGAAGATGAACTTTTGCTTGAGAGCGGCATGCGAGTGGGTAATTTCATTTACTGGCCTCACCAGGATCGTGCGTATGTGGTTGTCTTGGACCCCGACCCAAACAACCCGCGATTGTTTGTTGAGATGATCCCACCTCTCCTGAATCTGGAAGGTTTTCGCAGCTCGATCCTTGGCCAAATTAACGGCGATAACATGTGCATTGCTTATTCAAATGGATTCAACATCGGTTTCATGCTACGTCAAGAAGATGGCCTTGATGCTGGGGCATGGGCTAACATCAGGGTATTCAACCTGGCTGATCcagttaatgctaagattgcGCAATCACCCGAGAATACGCTGAAAATTGCGGCAATGCGGGGTAGCATCCTGTACTTGACAACATCAGAGATGTTCACGGGCCTGGCCGTTTCTTGGTTCGCTTGTCTGTGCTTGGAAAGTGGCAGGCTGGAGTGGTTGTTTCCGAGGACGTATGATGGTTTCTTCCAGCCATACCACCATTCGTAG